In Elusimicrobium sp. An273, one genomic interval encodes:
- a CDS encoding type IV pilin protein, with product MDKIYQKSFFGGKNAGFTLIELLVVVLIIGILAAVAFPQYEKAVMKARVTEAMEILRKMADNVDMCMLANGGSIADCGNTDTVMEGFEGLLKENGVPETKNFTYGWLAAPIAMDKEDNYGLVVISPTINQSGEVDHTTIPSTGRWCMAQTDKGLSFCRNLSNGQSPSTIQGTDYYPF from the coding sequence ATGGACAAAATTTATCAAAAATCATTCTTTGGCGGGAAAAACGCCGGATTTACGCTTATAGAGCTCTTAGTAGTGGTGTTAATTATCGGTATTTTGGCTGCGGTGGCGTTTCCGCAGTATGAGAAAGCGGTAATGAAAGCACGCGTAACGGAGGCTATGGAAATATTAAGAAAAATGGCCGACAATGTTGATATGTGCATGCTTGCCAACGGAGGCAGTATTGCCGATTGCGGAAACACGGATACTGTGATGGAAGGGTTTGAAGGCCTATTGAAAGAGAATGGAGTGCCGGAAACCAAAAATTTTACATATGGTTGGTTGGCTGCCCCCATTGCAATGGACAAAGAAGACAATTATGGGTTAGTAGTCATTTCTCCGACTATAAACCAGTCCGGAGAGGTGGATCATACGACCATTCCTTCTACGGGGAGGTGGTGTATGGCGCAAACGGACAAAGGTTTGTCTTTTTGTCGGAATTTAAGTAATGGACAATCCCCAAGCACGATACAAGGAACTGATTATTATCCGTTTTAG
- a CDS encoding type IV pilin protein, whose product MDKIYQKSFFGGKNAGFTLIELLVVVLIIGILAAVAVPQYEKAVKKARFSNLQTMAETILHAQEVYKMANGIYSFDFNALDVTLPADMKPYLTTADGRVYAMQKSGMRCMFASTANLNPSGASFVACTSTKEPQLIYYITLASKNRYCGAKTGNTEAEEWCKYLTQKQTPSSRWGENSLYLFD is encoded by the coding sequence ATGGACAAAATTTATCAAAAATCATTCTTCGGCGGGAAAAACGCAGGATTTACGCTTATAGAGCTTTTAGTAGTGGTATTAATTATTGGTATCTTGGCCGCGGTGGCGGTTCCGCAGTATGAGAAAGCCGTTAAAAAAGCACGGTTTTCCAACCTACAAACGATGGCGGAAACCATTTTACACGCACAGGAAGTGTACAAAATGGCCAATGGTATCTATTCGTTTGATTTTAATGCGCTGGATGTGACGCTCCCAGCCGATATGAAACCCTATCTGACCACTGCTGATGGCCGCGTGTATGCGATGCAAAAATCGGGTATGCGCTGTATGTTTGCTTCCACCGCCAATTTAAATCCGTCCGGGGCCAGTTTTGTGGCCTGTACTTCCACGAAGGAACCTCAACTGATTTATTACATTACCCTGGCCAGCAAAAACCGCTATTGCGGAGCGAAAACCGGCAATACGGAAGCGGAAGAATGGTGTAAATATCTGACCCAAAAACAAACTCCCTCCAGCCGGTGGGGGGAAAACAGTTTGTATCTGTTTGATTAA
- a CDS encoding response regulator produces MRQLLLVSIILLTFLSPVYAQLKPTRGLIKALTSTPAAAPSKTVSKALPKAAATSWGIEGMRSTDEMEALYCPPAAVQESFRCSPQAVILDKYDQMFNYGAPLVSAVEIPSPERALYIKQARAALMAPFPDITPTDHLVHYYKLSSALVGQYQDLYQQIYQFHLYILKRLKFSLASSAPQWTPTEKQEFDAELTQVDTAVQDMLAHMGGLDPALERIMTDIQWSRELISNMPGQFVLQDIKRTEPFNLNQYCLFSAPGMSPRHAIRNDDLFFNPALARQTAEQFCSQLPANLKVAVLNDSPRYTGQYENWTQEGVFTNGLTVSTFLSVNDFLRVHRQQPFDIILTDYFIPGGGGNLLVKLLRSERDFTPVILHSYAGEGHNAWEITRPKESLQKEYNLGYDAFLPTNDDFFSSRGYLYILEGLRNFYAAQKLRPQRR; encoded by the coding sequence ATGCGTCAATTACTTTTGGTGTCTATTATCTTGCTCACATTTCTTAGCCCGGTATATGCCCAGCTGAAACCCACGCGCGGCCTGATTAAAGCGCTTACTTCCACGCCGGCCGCCGCCCCTTCCAAAACCGTTTCCAAAGCCCTTCCCAAGGCGGCCGCCACTTCGTGGGGCATCGAGGGTATGCGCTCTACGGATGAAATGGAAGCTTTGTACTGCCCGCCGGCAGCGGTGCAGGAATCCTTTCGCTGTTCGCCTCAAGCCGTCATTCTGGATAAATACGATCAAATGTTCAACTACGGGGCGCCGCTTGTCAGCGCGGTAGAAATTCCCTCTCCGGAAAGAGCCCTCTATATTAAACAAGCCCGCGCGGCGCTGATGGCTCCGTTTCCCGATATTACCCCCACCGACCATTTGGTTCATTACTACAAACTAAGCTCCGCCTTGGTAGGCCAATACCAAGACCTGTACCAGCAGATTTACCAATTTCACCTCTATATCCTCAAACGGCTGAAATTTTCCTTGGCTTCCAGCGCCCCTCAATGGACGCCTACGGAAAAACAAGAATTTGACGCCGAACTGACCCAGGTAGACACCGCCGTGCAAGATATGCTGGCGCATATGGGCGGCTTAGACCCCGCATTGGAACGGATTATGACGGACATTCAATGGAGCCGGGAATTAATTTCCAATATGCCGGGCCAGTTTGTACTGCAGGATATCAAACGCACCGAGCCTTTTAACCTGAACCAATACTGCCTGTTTTCCGCACCGGGCATGTCGCCGCGCCACGCCATCCGCAACGATGATTTGTTTTTTAATCCGGCGCTGGCCCGCCAAACGGCCGAACAATTCTGCAGCCAGCTGCCGGCCAATTTGAAAGTGGCCGTGCTCAACGATTCCCCGCGCTACACGGGCCAATATGAAAACTGGACGCAGGAAGGCGTTTTTACAAACGGGCTGACGGTAAGCACTTTTCTGTCGGTCAACGACTTTTTGCGTGTTCACCGTCAACAGCCTTTTGACATCATCCTGACGGATTACTTCATCCCGGGCGGCGGCGGGAACCTGCTGGTAAAATTGCTTCGCTCCGAGCGGGATTTTACCCCCGTCATTCTCCATTCTTACGCCGGAGAAGGGCACAATGCCTGGGAAATAACCCGCCCGAAAGAATCGCTTCAGAAAGAATATAACCTGGGCTATGACGCATTCTTGCCCACCAACGACGATTTCTTCTCTTCCCGCGGCTATCTGTACATTTTAGAAGGCCTGCGCAATTTTTATGCGGCCCAAAAGCTGCGCCCGCAGCGCAGATGA
- a CDS encoding Gfo/Idh/MocA family protein: MKTIRTAVIGFGFMGKTHTCAYQALPFFYEPPFTVQLAAVCARTYEHAQAACQRYGFERAARNIDDILALPDIDVIDICTPNALHAPAILKALDAKKHIYCEKPVACGPAETRRILAHPNLNKVITQTVFNNRFFPAAKLAKQFMQENRLGKILSFRARMISPSHVNAATPIRWRQTRQTAGGGVLYDLGAHIMDLLTWLAGPVKSVYTKTQTAYAQRPDGKGGLADVDTDDAAYAVVTLANGAVGTAEASKLASGTNTDLYIEIHGDKGALKIDFMDANWLYFYDAAAPYKGYTRIETVQNYAQAHPFPPVRHPLGWLRGHVDALYEFLCAVAQNRPASPSLAEGLYVQSVLDAMYQSALENKEIIL, from the coding sequence ATGAAAACGATCCGCACCGCCGTTATCGGCTTTGGCTTTATGGGCAAAACCCATACCTGTGCCTATCAAGCCCTTCCTTTTTTTTATGAACCGCCTTTTACCGTTCAGTTGGCCGCCGTATGCGCCCGCACTTATGAACACGCCCAAGCCGCCTGCCAACGCTACGGGTTTGAACGGGCGGCCAGGAATATAGACGACATTTTGGCGCTTCCCGATATAGATGTAATTGATATTTGTACGCCAAACGCCCTGCATGCACCAGCGATTTTAAAAGCGTTGGACGCAAAAAAACACATTTATTGCGAGAAACCCGTGGCTTGCGGCCCCGCGGAAACCCGCCGGATTTTGGCCCACCCGAACTTAAATAAAGTCATCACCCAGACCGTATTTAATAACCGTTTTTTTCCGGCCGCCAAGCTGGCCAAGCAATTTATGCAGGAAAACCGATTAGGCAAAATCCTTTCTTTTCGGGCCCGTATGATTTCGCCTTCCCACGTAAATGCCGCCACGCCCATTCGCTGGCGCCAAACCCGCCAAACTGCCGGCGGCGGCGTACTGTATGACTTGGGAGCCCACATCATGGATTTGCTTACCTGGTTGGCGGGCCCCGTAAAAAGCGTGTATACCAAAACGCAAACCGCCTACGCCCAACGCCCCGACGGAAAAGGCGGCCTGGCTGACGTAGACACCGACGACGCCGCCTACGCCGTCGTAACCCTGGCCAACGGCGCCGTGGGTACCGCCGAAGCCAGCAAACTGGCCAGCGGCACCAATACCGATTTGTATATTGAAATTCACGGCGACAAAGGCGCTTTGAAAATAGATTTTATGGACGCCAACTGGCTCTATTTTTATGACGCGGCCGCCCCCTACAAAGGCTACACCCGCATTGAAACCGTTCAAAATTACGCTCAGGCGCATCCTTTCCCGCCGGTACGCCACCCGCTGGGCTGGCTGCGCGGGCATGTGGACGCGCTGTATGAATTTTTATGCGCCGTGGCGCAAAACCGCCCGGCCAGCCCGTCGCTTGCCGAAGGGCTGTACGTACAAAGCGTGCTAGACGCGATGTATCAATCCGCTTTGGAAAACAAGGAAATTATCTTATGA
- a CDS encoding ankyrin repeat domain-containing protein: protein MKKIAVLLTALVVIYLAADYHVQRMHQLGAKLVQDAYRGDLLAVKEDLEQGAPPEYELYLQDLSRGYGGVQFTVLQAAASSGNEDLINFLLNEGFYIDYPTPQGWTPLFIAVRDGQAEAAKLLIYRNAELNAQTDRGATALMMALTQKFPSEKAREDLLLYLLKRGANPNLQDTSGHTALYYAAVLQNEKAAALLYEYGAAPDEEEKAQIRKLLSGKKDAAAKKILRLLKRHPQPVSAKKE from the coding sequence ATGAAAAAAATAGCCGTTCTTTTAACGGCCCTGGTAGTGATTTACCTAGCGGCCGATTATCACGTGCAGCGTATGCATCAGCTGGGGGCCAAATTGGTGCAAGACGCCTACCGTGGCGACTTGTTGGCCGTTAAAGAAGATTTAGAACAGGGCGCACCGCCCGAATATGAACTATATTTGCAGGATCTCTCCCGTGGATACGGCGGGGTGCAGTTTACCGTGTTGCAGGCGGCCGCCTCCAGCGGAAATGAGGACTTGATCAACTTTTTGCTTAACGAAGGTTTTTACATAGACTATCCCACCCCGCAAGGGTGGACGCCGCTTTTTATTGCCGTGCGGGACGGGCAGGCCGAGGCCGCCAAATTACTCATCTACCGAAACGCCGAACTAAACGCCCAGACCGACCGCGGCGCCACCGCCCTGATGATGGCCCTCACGCAAAAATTTCCGTCCGAAAAAGCGCGCGAAGATTTACTGCTTTATCTGCTAAAACGCGGGGCCAACCCCAACCTGCAAGACACCTCCGGCCATACGGCGCTTTATTATGCGGCCGTCCTGCAAAATGAAAAAGCGGCCGCCTTGCTCTATGAATACGGCGCCGCTCCGGATGAAGAAGAAAAAGCGCAAATCCGAAAATTGCTGAGCGGCAAAAAAGACGCGGCCGCCAAGAAAATTCTCCGGCTGCTAAAACGCCATCCCCAACCGGTTTCCGCCAAAAAAGAATAA
- a CDS encoding OsmC family protein: protein MAIKTVLGDNLQTKSVLEGKTGEVRSAYLDPREDMQPGELLAAALGACMLTMVGFMASKRGENVTGTELHVTPGFDEKHSRVTSMALSFVFPASLTDEQKKFYARAAQSCPVHNSLREDITYTVEIK from the coding sequence ATGGCAATTAAAACAGTATTGGGGGATAATTTACAAACCAAAAGCGTATTGGAAGGAAAAACGGGCGAAGTTCGCTCCGCTTATTTAGACCCGCGGGAAGATATGCAGCCCGGCGAATTGCTGGCGGCCGCGCTGGGCGCCTGCATGCTGACGATGGTGGGGTTTATGGCGTCCAAACGGGGGGAAAACGTAACCGGAACGGAACTGCATGTAACCCCGGGGTTTGACGAAAAACACAGCCGCGTAACCAGCATGGCGCTGTCGTTTGTATTTCCGGCCTCGTTAACGGACGAGCAGAAAAAGTTCTATGCCCGCGCCGCCCAAAGCTGCCCGGTGCACAACAGCCTGCGCGAAGATATCACCTATACGGTAGAAATTAAATAA
- a CDS encoding OsmC family protein, with product MTAITCTYTGDGETELVHGPTGSTIQTDLPPDNGGKGRRFSPTDLLAAAFASCVLTIMGKMAATRKEQFEGARVEIEKRMAQNPRRVGEFVLKITFPAHFTPEQKKFYQTAVNACPVHQTLREDVKITVEVR from the coding sequence ATGACCGCAATTACTTGCACTTATACCGGCGACGGCGAAACCGAGCTGGTACACGGCCCGACGGGGAGCACCATTCAGACGGATTTGCCGCCGGACAACGGGGGCAAAGGCCGCCGTTTTTCGCCCACGGATTTGCTGGCGGCGGCGTTTGCGTCCTGCGTGCTGACGATTATGGGCAAAATGGCCGCGACCCGCAAGGAGCAATTTGAAGGCGCGCGCGTGGAGATAGAAAAAAGAATGGCGCAAAATCCGCGCCGCGTGGGAGAATTTGTACTGAAAATTACGTTCCCGGCGCATTTTACGCCGGAACAAAAGAAGTTTTACCAGACGGCCGTAAACGCCTGCCCGGTGCATCAAACGCTGCGGGAAGACGTAAAAATAACGGTTGAAGTGCGTTAG